The window GCTGGCTTTAATAGGTTTTGATCAAGTTTTCCGCTCGAAACTCCACTGGAAATGTGAGTTGAAACATTAAGTATGACTTGAACCGTCCTTCTCTAACTCGTGGCGAGGCTCATTTACGCTACCACTTAATAAGCTTATACGCTATTAAACTGTTAAGAGGCTGGTTTAACGTGAGCGTTAAGGTCGAGATTTACGGTATAAAGGTTAATGGTGAAGTGAAGGAGGGGGAGGATCTCGCGCGCTTAATTGTTGAGGAGGCGGAGCGTCAAGCTAACGGGTTACTCGATGGCGACGTGGTAGTTGTAACCTCGAAGATAGTGGCTAAAGCTGAAGGTAGGCTGGTAAACCTGAAAAGGGTCCGTCCATCGGCCTTCGCTAAAAACCTAGCTAGGTATACTGGTAAACCGGCTACGCTTATCGAAGTCATTCTTAGGGAGTCGAGGTCTATAACAAGGGTTAGGAGGGGTACGATAATAGTTGAAACGAAGCATGGGTTTATCTGTGCGAACGCTGGTGTGGATAGGTCAAACGTGAAGCCGGGCTTCCTAACGCTACTACCTAAGGATCCTGATAGGTCGGCCCAGATGCTGAAAAGTAGGATTAAGGAGTTAACGGGTAGAGACGTAGCCGTGATAATATCGGATACTCAAGGAAGGCCCTTCCGAGAGGGGCAGGTGGACGCTTCCATAGGTCTAGCCGGGCTTGAACCTATTAACGATTTAAGGGGGCTTGAAGACCTTTACGGGTATAGGTTAAGGGTTAAACGTATAGCGATTGCTGACGAACTAGCCGCTGCAGCCGAATTAGTTATAGGGCAAGCTAGTGAAGGTATACCGATAGCCGTAATTAGAGGCGTAAAGTATCGTAGCTCTGAAAAGGCTACGGTTAAAAGGCTACTCCGCCCAAAGAGAAGAAGCCTCTTCTTGTAGGGGATGCTTCAAGGTAGGGGTATCGTCAAGTTAACGAGTAGGAGCCGCGTATAGTTAATGAGTCAACTTGACAGCAGCTATGTAGGGTGTTTGCAGTAGTTCATTACCTCCTGGCTATTGAGTTTATTACGTTTAGTATTGTTGTGAATGTTTTATCCGGTTTAGGGAACCCCTTTTTAGTCTAGTTTTAACGATCTGAATACTTATTCTACCTAAATTCGAACGTTACGTGTTTACGTTTAGCTTTAACGTATTCTAACGCGTTATACCATGGCCCTCCGCCGTATACGTATCAGCGTTAAAACCAAGCCTACCTACAATCCTTAACGCATCTATGGAAGCTCTACCATCAAAGCTTACGCAAACCCCTATGATTCGTTTAAAGTTTAAACCTCCTATAAACTAAGCCAATTTCATCCATAGCTACAAGCCTAACCTTAAGCCTTAGATAAGGAATACCAATAACTACATAAACTCATGAAGGGAAAACCGTACTTAAATGAAGCAGCCCTATAGGATAAATCCGGGTAATAATCTATTAACGTTTTAACCATATCAACGGAAGAGTTGCAATCACCGTAGGGTTTAACCAAAGGTATACCTAGTAGGGTTTGAACTAAGCGTTCCCTAATAATCCTAGAAACCGATAGACTGATACATATATGTAGGTGTGAAAAACTATTTAAGCTCCTTAATGCTCTACTAGCTGGACCTTTAGCGAAGTATAAGCACATCTTCAGGCGGAGAGTAACATGAGCGGAGGAACTACTGAGGAGAAAAAGCCTGTAGAGGAGAAAAAACCGCCAGTTAAAAAACCTGCGCCACCACTAAAACCCATAAGTGAAAATACTGTTCTAGTGGGGCGTAAGCCCGTAATGAACTACGTTTTAGCCACCGTTATGCAGTTCAATCAAGGTGCCGACAAGGTTATCGTTAAAGCGCGAGGACGAGCTATATCGAAGGCCGTTGATGCGGTAGAAATCGTAAAGATGCGCTTCCTAACGGACCAAGTTGAAGTCAAGGATGTAAAGGTCGGCACCGAGAAGGTAGGCGAAACAGGGCAGGAGCGCAACGTATCTACCATCGAGATAGTGATGGGTAGGAAGTAACCGTTAAACGGAAACAACCTCGAACAATCTCCTATTTCTCTCTTATTTTTTTCTTTGTTCCTTAACCTTAGGGCCTACGTAGGGGGATGGCCTTCACGTACCTTCACGTATATCGTTGTTTATCATATCCACTACGATTAATGACTTTAAGCCTAACGCCTCTAAACCTAAAGGAGGCATGGGTAGGGCGATCTTAGCTTAACTCTACGTAGCTTGCCTCATTTATTCTTAAAATAGTGTCGATAGCAATTAGCGTGGATGGAGCGCCATGCTTAAACGTGTTTTATTGAAGGCCTGTTAAAGAGCGTACTCAAACACCCGTAGATAGTGACGTAAAGCTTTACAACGCGCTCGGCGTAACCATTGACTGCGAAGCTTCAGTATGTACACAGAAGAGTAAATGGAGAGCCGCGGAGTTCAGGGTTACACTATACAACGAGAAAGCATACGTCCTTAAGCCGCCGTACGATGCGCTTAAACAACACGGGTACAGAGTATACCTGTATAGGGCGTCTAAAGGCAGAACAATAAGCTACGGTAGCTTCAGCAACGACTATCGCCACATCGGAGTATGCGCTAAAGATCATGTTAAGCGCCTCCCAGAGAACGTTGAACTAATGCTTCCACAGAAACAGCTTAACCGTTTCCCTCGTACTAGTAAATACGAGCGTCGATATTCATCAGGTTGACGTCTATTGAGGAGTCGAAACCCGTTCTACCGGGTTTAAGGGCTTCTGGACCCGGAAGTAAGCCTCAATAAGCCTTTCAAGCCCCTAAACGCTTTATCGTACTTCATCTTTAACGCTTCAACTAGAAACTCCAGTAGAAGCAAAGGTTCTTAACCAATATTTCTACTGGAGGCTCCGCTGGAAACGCCGGTTTCTTAACATTAGCTTCTACCAGAGGCTTTATCCTCCATTATCCTTAGCGAAGCCGATCGATCCGCCTAAGGTTATGTTACTCAACGTATTCCCTTAGGTTCAGCGTTAGGCCGTTTCTCCTCGATTCATAGGGTTGCGTAAGTTTAATATTGATGGAAACCTCCGTTAAAGGGAGGTAGTTTGGTTCATCAGTGATGGCTACATGGCTTCATCCTTTATACCGATAAATAAGCCTATAATGGGCGACGAGGAGGTTGAAGCAGTTAAGCAGGTAATAGCTTCAGGTATATTAACCGATTGGAGGCCCCAAGGAGGGCCCATGAATAGAAGGTTTGAGGAGTGTTTCGCTTCCTTCATAGGGGTAAGGTACGCGGTAGCTGTAAGCTCTGGAAGCGCTGCGCTTCACGCTGCGCTTTTAGCAGCAGGCGTAAAACCGGGTGATGAGGTTATTGTTCCTGCTTTCACGTTTCCAGCTACAGCTAACATGGTCCTTATGGCTGGGGCTAAACCGGTTTTCGCCGATATAAGTACGGAAACCTACAATATCGACCTTGAATCCGTGAAAAAGCTTATATCGGCTAGGACGAAGGCGATAATTCCCGTTCACCTTTACGGGCTACCGGCTGACATGGATCCGGTGATGGAGTTAGCTGAAGAACACGGCCTAATGGTTATTGAAGACGCGGCCCAAGCCCATGGAGCCAAGTATAAGGGTAGGTATACCGGTACGCTAGGACATATGGCTTGCTTCTCCTTCTACCCCAGTAAGATAATATCGACCGGCGAAGGAGGTATGGTAACAACTAACGACGAGGAGCTAGCTCTTAAGCTGCGAAGCATTAGAACCCATGGACAAGTTAAGGGTTTTGATTCTAAAATCTTAGGCCATAACTATCGTATGCCGGAGATCGAAGCGGCCATAGGCCTAGTTCAAATGAAGAGGCTACCAGGCTTCCTCGAGGCTAGGAGGCGTAACGCGAAGCTATTAACCGAGGGGCTTTCGGACCTAGACGAGTTAAAGCTACCTGTTGAGCCGCCCGGGTTAAACCATTGCTGGTACCTTTACACGGTGAGGCTTACTAAGCGGCAATACCTTAGGGATTTAATCGTTAAAAGGCTTAATCAAGCTGGTATAGGGGCTGCTATCTACTATGAAACCCCGGTTCCCCTTCTACCGCTCTACAGTAGGCTTCGTAGGCGTAGTACTTACCTTAACGCGATAGTAGCTTCTAGATCGGTTTTTCAGCTTCCAGTCCATCCAGGCGTTTCGGAGGAACAAGCCTTAAACATTACTAAGGAGGTGAAGAAGGCTTTAACTTGAAGCCAGTAATAGTTTAAGCCCACGTGTTCGTAGCCCGGTTAACTCTTCAATCGTTGAAGCGAGGCTCGATATAACGTCATGAAAGGTCTCCGCCTTAAAAGGGTAAGGACGCCCTTCTGGCTTCCGAGGGTTAATTTAAAGCATGAAATCCTTAAGTCATTAGATGGCGTTGTTCGTCCGGGTCACGTGGTGGTATTATCGGAGAAGGCTCTCTCGGTGGCCCTAGGTTTAATAGTGGATGAGGGCTTGGTTCGTCCAAGTTTAGCGTCGAAGGTATTCACGTTCCTATGGATGCGTCTAGTATGGGGCTACCTTTTAGGGCCTTTATGCGGCCTTAAACGCTCAACGCTAAACGCGCTTAGGAAGTATCCGATTAGGGAGGGCGCGGCTCATAAACAGTTGGTGTTAAGGGTTGCGGGAATCATGCAGGCCTTTAAACCCTTTTCGGAGGGTGGTATTGACGGTAGCAACCTTCCATATAGGTATGTTAGCTTACCATTACCTAACCCGCAGGAGCTAGCGGAAGAGGTTAAGGGGTGGGTGAAGGCTGGGTTAGGTGTTGATGTATCTGTGGCGATAGTTGATAGTGATAGGACCTACGTGTTTAAAGGTACGCCTTTAAGGTTTTCAGCTAGGAAGACCTACGTTAAGGGGTTGGTGTCATTAGGCTTTCTAGCCTATATCGCTGGCCGCTTATTAAGGAGGTGGGTTAAACCCTTTGCAACGCCTCTTGCGCTAGCTGGTTTAAAGCTACCAATTGATACGTTATTACTAATAGCGGAGGCCGCGGATAGGTTAAGGGGTTATGGTGCTGGTCGAAACGTGTTTGAAATGGCGGAACGCTTTAAAACTTCGATAAACGGGGTAACGTGGAGTATGATTAGAAGCGTAAAACATTACCCAATTATACTAGTTGAAACTTTAAAATGAAAAAGGGTTAATTTACTTGTAGAACTTCCTCGCCGCTTCAATAGCTTCCTTATTGAATACCTTAAAGGGCCCCAGTTTCCCTCCGAAGTTTACGGCTGTAATCTTTTTAACGCCCGATACCTTAGCGGCGGCTAGTATCCCTACTCCTTGCGCTATTTTAACGCTTTCGGCGTTCAACCCGTTAATGACGATTTCAAGTACGCTTTTAACTTCTAAGGGGACCTTGGATTCCGATACCTTATCCTTTATGGTTGGGCAGAAGAGATGGTTTGTACTGGCTGGAAGCTTAGGATACTTTAACGAGCCGACCTTCGAGCCGCTTCTAACTATGCCTCCTGGGAAGGGCATAATTACGTTTCTACAGGTCTTCCTGATGGCTTCGACGGCGGCCATAGCCCCCTTTAACGCTGAATCCTCGCTATCACCCATAACTATAATGTTTCCTCCAGCTACACCCTTCACTACGCCTAAGGTGTCTTCAACTAGGAACCATCCCTGCATAACCGGTATCCTATACATGGTCCTTCCGTACACCTTTTCAACGGCCTCGAAGCCGTCGCCGAACTTACCTACGGCGCTACCTATATGCATCTTCCTCTTGGCTTGAGGTATACCGTCGAACGCGGCCGTGGTTGGACACGTTAAAATGCATTGCCCCAGCCTTGCCAACACTTGGAACTTTAACTCGGGTACTGTGTTATGGTATATGTGGATTAAGGCGCCCGGCCTACCATCAGGTGTTTCCTCGGGGCTTAATAGCCTTTCAACACCTGCTTCAGCCGGAGACATTATTATAGAGCTGGCGAAGCCGGTGGCTACTTGAGCCGCTGTTGTAGCCCAGTATTCATCACGCGCGGTAATCAGTATGCGCGTGCCAACCATTGGAAACGCTTCAGCAAATGTATCCTCAACTTCAACTCCGTCCACGGTAAATGAGGACATGGGTTTGCACCCCCTCTGAATACGTATAGCTATTTATAAAGTTTGATCCCGCCATAACTTTCCATATACCGATACTCTAAGGCTAACGTTCTCAGGCTTTTCCAGCCTTCCTCTTCAATATGCTTCGAAGCCTTAGCCCCTTCCTACTTATCTGCTTAATATGCATACTCAAATACAAGCATATACCTCTCTATATCCGGGGCTACCGATTGTCTAGGGCGGCAGCGATAATCCTAGCTGGAGGTATGGGTAGACGTTTTCAGCTTCCCCAGCAGCCTTGGAGGGATAAGGCTTTGGAGGTTGTTAACGGTAAACCCATGCTGAGGCGCGTGGTTGAAGCGGCGTTAAGTTTTACCGATGAGGTCATAGTTACCGTTAACTCCTTAAGTAGGAAGCTAATCTACGAGAAGCTCCTAGAAGGGTTAAGCGGGGTGAAGGTGGCCGTTGATGGAGGCGGTATGGCTTCAGGCCCCTTAATAGGGTTGAGGACTGGTTTAAAGTGGCTAACGGCGGAGAAAGGCGTATCGATACCTTGCGATTCACCCTTCATTTCACCATCCATACTAAGCTATTTAGCGCAAGCGGTGGATGGCGTGGATGTGGCTATGCCTGTTTGGGGTAATGGGAGGCTTGAACCCTTATTTCTAGCTTTAAGGAGGGCGATCGTAGGCGTGGGGGTCGATATCCTAGTTAAGCTCGGTAGGAGGAGGCCTGACGACCTTATTAGGATCGGTTTAAGGACGCGTTTAATACCTGTAGGCGAGCTTAAAACCTTGGATCCGGAGCTTAAAACCTTCGTTAACGTAAATCGGCCTGAAGACCTATTAGTTAAACGGATCGCTAGTATTAATGATACGCCTAGGGCTTCTCTTCAAACCCTTGAGGCTCATCAAATTCCGCTTGAGAGGCTTAAAGAATTAAGCGTGGCTCTACCGTTAACAGGCTTTAAAGACTTAAAGTCTATCGAGGAGGTCTTCGTTGGATCGCCCTTCATTATCGGGGCCTTATATGAGCAGGTTGGCTTCGCTGAGTTAAACCGTAACCC is drawn from Candidatus Nezhaarchaeales archaeon and contains these coding sequences:
- the cofE gene encoding coenzyme F420-0:L-glutamate ligase — its product is MSVKVEIYGIKVNGEVKEGEDLARLIVEEAERQANGLLDGDVVVVTSKIVAKAEGRLVNLKRVRPSAFAKNLARYTGKPATLIEVILRESRSITRVRRGTIIVETKHGFICANAGVDRSNVKPGFLTLLPKDPDRSAQMLKSRIKELTGRDVAVIISDTQGRPFREGQVDASIGLAGLEPINDLRGLEDLYGYRLRVKRIAIADELAAAAELVIGQASEGIPIAVIRGVKYRSSEKATVKRLLRPKRRSLFL
- the albA gene encoding DNA-binding protein Alba — its product is MSGGTTEEKKPVEEKKPPVKKPAPPLKPISENTVLVGRKPVMNYVLATVMQFNQGADKVIVKARGRAISKAVDAVEIVKMRFLTDQVEVKDVKVGTEKVGETGQERNVSTIEIVMGRK
- a CDS encoding DegT/DnrJ/EryC1/StrS family aminotransferase, coding for MASSFIPINKPIMGDEEVEAVKQVIASGILTDWRPQGGPMNRRFEECFASFIGVRYAVAVSSGSAALHAALLAAGVKPGDEVIVPAFTFPATANMVLMAGAKPVFADISTETYNIDLESVKKLISARTKAIIPVHLYGLPADMDPVMELAEEHGLMVIEDAAQAHGAKYKGRYTGTLGHMACFSFYPSKIISTGEGGMVTTNDEELALKLRSIRTHGQVKGFDSKILGHNYRMPEIEAAIGLVQMKRLPGFLEARRRNAKLLTEGLSDLDELKLPVEPPGLNHCWYLYTVRLTKRQYLRDLIVKRLNQAGIGAAIYYETPVPLLPLYSRLRRRSTYLNAIVASRSVFQLPVHPGVSEEQALNITKEVKKALT
- a CDS encoding coenzyme F420-0:L-glutamate ligase; the protein is MKGLRLKRVRTPFWLPRVNLKHEILKSLDGVVRPGHVVVLSEKALSVALGLIVDEGLVRPSLASKVFTFLWMRLVWGYLLGPLCGLKRSTLNALRKYPIREGAAHKQLVLRVAGIMQAFKPFSEGGIDGSNLPYRYVSLPLPNPQELAEEVKGWVKAGLGVDVSVAIVDSDRTYVFKGTPLRFSARKTYVKGLVSLGFLAYIAGRLLRRWVKPFATPLALAGLKLPIDTLLLIAEAADRLRGYGAGRNVFEMAERFKTSINGVTWSMIRSVKHYPIILVETLK
- the fhcD gene encoding formylmethanofuran--tetrahydromethanopterin N-formyltransferase, encoding MSSFTVDGVEVEDTFAEAFPMVGTRILITARDEYWATTAAQVATGFASSIIMSPAEAGVERLLSPEETPDGRPGALIHIYHNTVPELKFQVLARLGQCILTCPTTAAFDGIPQAKRKMHIGSAVGKFGDGFEAVEKVYGRTMYRIPVMQGWFLVEDTLGVVKGVAGGNIIVMGDSEDSALKGAMAAVEAIRKTCRNVIMPFPGGIVRSGSKVGSLKYPKLPASTNHLFCPTIKDKVSESKVPLEVKSVLEIVINGLNAESVKIAQGVGILAAAKVSGVKKITAVNFGGKLGPFKVFNKEAIEAARKFYK
- a CDS encoding molybdenum cofactor guanylyltransferase, with the protein product MLRSLSPFLLICLICILKYKHIPLYIRGYRLSRAAAIILAGGMGRRFQLPQQPWRDKALEVVNGKPMLRRVVEAALSFTDEVIVTVNSLSRKLIYEKLLEGLSGVKVAVDGGGMASGPLIGLRTGLKWLTAEKGVSIPCDSPFISPSILSYLAQAVDGVDVAMPVWGNGRLEPLFLALRRAIVGVGVDILVKLGRRRPDDLIRIGLRTRLIPVGELKTLDPELKTFVNVNRPEDLLVKRIASINDTPRASLQTLEAHQIPLERLKELSVALPLTGFKDLKSIEEVFVGSPFIIGALYEQVGFAELNRNPQEALGALRYASLQYLIEADFYEAKGLLSLAGHALTDAYRCLKPLNGVKAEAVLSRALKTYSKVGLRRKGGKAVDEA